gggtcacccagtgagctttgcgggagtgtggggatttgaactcaagccTCCCAGATCATAGCTGAACGTTCTAACCACAAGATGAGCAAGTTTCTCGCCTTAGTTTGCCAGTTTGGAAAAAGAGACATCACTGGCCAACACTGCAAGGCTGATGTGTGAGGATGAACTTGATTATTATTGGTCCTACTGGCTCAGCATTGtctctgactggaagcagctgtCAGGCAGAGGAAGAGTCTTTCTCAATTCCTGAGACCTTTTGGCAACCTTTGCgtccaaagcaggtgctctgccacggCGCCACAACCCCTTGCATTGCTCCCAACGAGTCCTATGCTCTGACACATGCGTGGGTCGTCTGAAAACAAAGGATGTGTGTTGCTTGCTTTGGAACAATTGTTTTTACTCATACTGTAAATGTCACTGATTCATCACCTGCAACTCATGCGATTAATTGCCTTGGTTATCTTTTGTTCGATGACAGCTCTCATAAAAACAATTTGTGTTTTACGGGGACTGTCTCAATGCTTGGGCAATAATctaagggaggaggaagaaaacagTGTGGGATATTTTAGTGGAGTGTtgtagcatccccccccccacacacacacacacatcctctcTCTGTTGTTGGTTGCCATAGGAAGAGCCATGAGGTACAGTTAAGAGACTTTGTAACTTAACATTTTTAAGAGTCTACTTACACCCAGAAAGTTGAAAGCACCCAAGTTTTGCATGTGCGGTCAGGGATCTAGTATATttataaagcagggctttttttcagctggaatgcagtggaacggaattccggaacctcttgaaaatggtcacatggctggtggccccgccccctgatctccagacagaggggagtcaaCCCTAGCAGCAGAAGTGACCGTTCTCCTACATTGCACCactttggtctctctctctcagcctaccgtACCTTACAGGAGGCAAGGCTGACCGtttatagtaataataacaacaacaacattcgatttatatactgcccttcaggacaacttaaacgtccactcagagtggtttacaaagtgtgttattattatccccacgacatataccctgtgaggtgggtgggactgagaaagctctgagagagctgtgactgacccacggtcacccagctggcttcaagcgaaggagcggggaatcaatTATGACAGGCCCCAGGTAATtcttggcagaatggggattcaaacttgggtttcccacatcctagtctaacaccacaaccactacatcacacagtCACCAGAACTCTCTGGGCAAAAGGATCAGATGATACGTAAGCCCTTGACCTCAGGCCCTAAATAGCTGCTATCAGTAAGAagagacaatgctgaccttgatatcCCAAGGGTCTAATTTAGATTAAAGCGGCTTTCAGACAGGTATGTATAGTTATGTGTCCTCTTaatattctctcccccccccccaccccttcctttcccattttgtcattttaaaagTACCATGGACATTGAGAGCACCGTATAAATAATTTCAGGAGAAaaaagactttttaaattttattttattagagatGACTATCTCCCCAAACTCAAAAAATAGCACAATGTCCCCCAAGCATAATCTCATTGATCATCCTTATtgatgggtggggaggggggaaattctgTAAAACACAAAAGTATTCCAGTTGTAACTTGGGAAAAAAAACTCATTTTTAACTTCTGCCAAGAATCAGCTGAGTACAGCCAATTCAACCCCCAATTCGATTCCTACTTTGTGGAgtcacacagatttttttttttttaaagagacatcTCTACAGCTCCAAGTCACATCTATGCTTAAAATTTAAACTAGTTGGAAATGTTTAAGTGGTCAGGGATTTCCTCGAGAGAAGCGTAGGATTCCTGACTTTGTGAAGGTTTGGGGAATTTTGATAGATAGATTCTCGATGGAGAATTTCAGTTCCCAAAGCCTGTTTGAGGGACTTTGCCATCAAAGAGGTTTGAAACCAATTTAAATTTGTAGAGTAGACATACCCTCGGACTCCAGATTTGTTTTTTCCAAATTACGGATGAAGGGATACACTTTTTTTGCATTTGACTTGCTTGTATTTTTGTGCAAGCCCCATGGGAACAAAGGGGGTTTACTCAGAGCATTTTGTCGACTGACCCTAGCGATAACATGGCACTGAATTTCTGAGACTCCTCGGCAGTAATGATCTCATAGGCTACAATCTTCAAAACACAAAtgcagagattaaaaaaaaacaatacaaaatagcACAATCAAATGATCTGATAGTTTGCTTCCTACCCTCTGCTTACTGTTGTtacaataactttaaaaaaaaggacaaattttaaaaaagacccTTCCTTTAAGAGAGGGAGAATACATGATAAACTGCCAAGCAAATCTGTTAAGGCAAGTTATATTCCTTCTTGTTCCTTTAAGAGCTGAAATACAGGTCACTTCCTTTCAAGAAAGTACTTATCAATATTGTCATCGCTGGATACTATAGTTCGTGTCAAATTTCTGCAAGAATCGGCTTGAGTTATCGAACATGATGCACATcctctaaaaaaaacccttccaaatAATAACCTGCAAAATCTCATACAAGAGTTATCCTCAGCTGGAGTGCTACAGGATATTGACTAATAGTTCCATCCTGTGGACAGTTATTCCGGTCTAAGACCATTAATTTCCACGGGTTTAGCCTGGGATAACTGCagaggattgcactataaattctCAGCACAAGCATCTCTTCAAAATTCACTGGTGCTTATGTTAGTCCAGAGAGGCATTAGCAGCCACTGGTGTAGCCAGGATTGTACTGCTCTTGAGTAAGGCTATGATCCAATGCACACTTCCTTGAGGAAAggccccactgaattcagtggggtaTCATTTGAAGGGGTGTAGGGCTAGGAAGTAGGACTGCAACCCTGTGCATATTTATGTGGGAGCAAACCCCCACTGAACGCAGCAGAATTTGCTTTGGAATAAAAATTCATAGGATCGGGCTGCAGCTAACTAACTCTGTATTCATCATTTCTGGGAATCTTTCTATCATTGTGGGTCATTGGAAGTCAAGCACGACAACAGATCTGGCAATTTCAAAGCAAACCATGAGCACAGACCTTGGAGAGAACAAGGCAACCTGTGCCTAAAGAACCAGGTAACATTGTTAATACAGAgacagatttaaaaaaagaaagaaagaaaatgtaaaaAGGAGAGATCAAAGGCAAAGGAGATGATTTGCTGGATGGAGTGAGAAGTCAAGGTCCatttggggagacaggaagggGCTTTGAAGGTGCGTCACGGTATGCAGGGCCTTCTTCCCGGCTCACCTTGGCTCCTCTCTCAGTTTTGATTTGGAAGGTCTCttgtgctttcccccctcccttcctgatCTGGGCACCCGGCTCCAGGAAGCGACAGTGGGTTTATTCAGCCTGAGCATCGTAATTCGCACCCCCTGCTTTCTTCAGCTCGCCCTTGATGTAATCTTCGTCCAGTTCCTTGTGGTCACTGATCACGAACTCTTTGGCAAAATTCTACAGAAAACAAAGGGAAACTAGGTGAAAACAATGTCACTTGGCAAAGGGGAGggagagtggtgtagtggttagagcaggcaGTCCCCAATCTCGTTACGCCTGTATGGGAATTTAAAGATTGGTGTGGGTGGGCATCATTTCAAAATGGCTGTTATGGGATTCTAGGTCCGATCCTAAAGAGTTGGGAGGTTGCAAGCCAAATGTTGGCCAATGAATGGGTGTTCCctgcagagagaaaaaataatCACATCCTGTGGTTCCTTCTAGAGCACTTCCTGCTACAGGGAGTAAAGGAAAGCCAGGACTAGTTAGAAGCAAATGGGTACCAGGAAACTCATCAGCAGCTGTCATGGTGCCCATACGAACCGTGTTTTGATCCCCGGGTGAAAGTATTGGACTAGGTTGGCAGAGACCAGTGTTCAAATCCTCTATTGAGCATGAAGCTGAGTGGGAGACGTTAAACaaggagtcttgtagcacctcaaattttattccagcataagctaaTGGGGCCTGATAGTTCTCCTTCAGTAAATAGATTGTGCTTACagaattctgtaaaaaaaaaccaacccaAACGTGTGGTTCAAACACAAACAGTCTTGTTGATACACAAGAGGCAAAGTGCCAACCGTCTGTTCCGCACCCAAATAAGTTTCTAGTCCCTTTTAAATCTCAACCTCAAGACACACAATTCAAAGACGAGAAACCCTCCACTTACGTCtcaacagccccctccccccctcccccttctgacCGTGGCATCGGCCCGGGAATGAATCGCAGCTATTGTGTTTATCCCAGAGCCTCTGAGTCCCACAGATAAGCATGGCTATTTATTGTGAGACAGGAGGCCAGCATGCGGCAAAAAGCCTGACTTGCTCTGCACCATCACAACAAGAAAAGAGCAAACTCATGGCAAACCTTGCCTCTGAAATGCTTGTTTGACTGGTAGCCTTAGTGAATGGGGCAAGGAATCCGATTTGTGAAGAAGAAacgtggaaatacatgttacgaagtacctagggatgcccAAGTGAACATCGTGGCACATGtccctcctcctccaactttCCGTGCACTCACTCGCACAATCAGTCTTCAATTTGCTCTGTGAGAGCACATTCACCTGTTTGAGATCAGTCCCTCCTCAACTAATACaagtatcccaggctgtttacaactgccaaattcccagttccccccccctcccacatccattctttgaaatgcagatcttgatacattctcacaccttaaagaaatgcaaattggcacaTCAGAGGAGCCTAAAGTACTTGCTCTACAGTGTCTGTCCCTGAGAGTTCTCTCTGTGAAAAGAGTGCTGATATtggactctttgctctttttcacttgcaaatgcaatcacacgTGAATTGAGGATCACACACAAAACCCTGCACTTGAGAGTCCCCAGGTAATTCTcaacgtgtatttccactcatAGTCATGGTTGATAATGGTATCTCATTAAATGACCGTTCTCTGCCTGAGGCCACAAAGAGGCATTGCCAGTCACACTAGCCCATCCTGAGCTACCGTGGATAAGGCTGTATCCTGATAAGAATGAAAGAGCCAGCAGAAGATGCTAAGTCATCTAAGGTATGCAGCAGAAGATGCTAAGTCATCTAAGGTATGCAGCAATCTGTCTTTCTGGCTGCTGAGGTTATATTGGGAAGAAAAGGGGAAGCGGAAAAGGGAGTTAAGGACAGCGGCGGTGTTTAGAGAGACTGCTTTTGAGGCCCGGAATGAAAAATGGAAGTTGAAATGGGCTGCAACCTGCAAAAAGGTTTTAAAGGTGCAGCACAAGCAAGGTGCCCTCAAAGGCACAGAAGAGGGTTTTTTGATTGTCTTTTCCCCCCTGACCAGTTGGCAAGCTTAATCCCAGCTGCTTATCATAAAGGGAGAGACTCTCGGCTTACCAGCTTGAGGATTCCCTCCACCACAGTGCGCAGCACATATCCAGAAGTCTGAGTTTGTGACTCAAGGCACTTGTCCTCAAAGAACCTCTACAGTCAACATTTCCAGAGTGCAGAACATGCCAAACAACTTACCTGTACTACTTCTTTAACCAGAGTTTTGTCTGTTCCTGTTTTGGCTCTTTGCAGGCCGCTGACGCTTTCCCCGATCCAAGTGATTAGGGCAAACTTGACTCGCTTGCTCATGGCGTCACCGGTGGTGAACCGGACAAAGCCAAACAACCGGATGTCATCTGGGAGAAAGCAGAGAAAAGAATTGGCCGTGAAGCTGGGGGGATGTCCTGATTAAATTGTTGAACCCACTCCCAACAATGTCCTTCTTGCAGGGAGCATCTGCTCCAATCTACCCGTTAGCGGAGGTCTCCTTCAGAGGCCCTGATCGGTTTCTTCCTGCTTTCTGAAGTGAGaaaggccttttcagtggtggcactctTTCTTGCCTGTTGAAAAACTTGCCTCGGGGAGAGACCTCCTCACTCTTTGGAGCCAAGCCAAAATGTACATGTTTTTGCAGGCATTTTGGTAGTGTAACTGGTGGCTGGCTACATACATTTCTCTGTTGCTTTTCATGGTTTCTGCTTTTACTGGTCTTCATACTGGCATGGAGGATGTCCACCAATGGCTATTAAATTACCTGCTTAAGGATGTGCTCTGAGATAACTAGAATCAGTTTTTAAATAAGTACAATCAGATTCGCTGTGGGCTGCGTTTCTTTCATTGTTtcgttttcctttttaaaaagagaaatggaTTTCAGTTTCCTAACGTACCTGCTTTGAAAGTTGATGCAAGACAGGTACCATGCAGAAAAAAAGAATACCGAATGCATCAGGCGGAAACCTGCGGTGGTAGATGAGAGCACGAAGGAGGGCCGCGAAAGGAAGTGAAACTTGGTGTGAAACAGGGGAATTAGGGTGAGCATGGCCCTGTTTTCATCAGGGTTACACATCACAAGTGGCGTAAACACCAACATGATCTATCAAGCCTTATAATCAAGCTCATCACATCTCCCACAACTCAGGAGGCAGAGCCCGGTAACGTAGGGCTGGCACTTcataaatcgggggggggggtggatcgtgaggggaggggaaaggaaaggagataGGAGGGTCAGTTTGGGACAGATTAGAGAGCAGATTAGAATTCAGtagaacccagggctttttttcagctggaacgcagtggaacggagtcccggaacctcttgaaaatggtcacatggctggtggccccgccccctgatctccagacagaggggagtttagatggccctctgcgccactcagcggcatggagggcaatctcaactcccctctgtctggagatcagggggcggggccaccagccatgtgaccattttctccgagggcaacccactgagttccaccacctcttttcccagaaaaaagccctggtagaacCTAATGTGAGTTTGCAAGATCACACAGGCTGCCAGAAGGAAGGCGGAGGGGCTTTTTTGGTTCTGATCCTCCTTATGGAGGCCCCATTATGGGAGCTAAGGGGGGAACTGAAATAGAGCTGAATTCAGGCACAGCGCAGGGTTTTCCCGAAGGCTTCTGGCTTCAGCAGTACTGATTCTGTATTATATGAAGTAactatttatttttgtatttcagATGCTGGGAGAAGCAAATGTTCAGTGGCTGGGACGTTGCTTTATCAACTCTGtaaaaatatttctttccaaaCTCCCTCTCCATACTTCCCTGCCACTCCCAGGGCCGTTctgccctccaaaaagctggctGTAATTTCTGCAGGGCTTGCACCAAAGTGTTATCGTCACCAAACTTTCAAACTTCCCTTCGAAAGAGGAAACGCTGCCCTCCTCCCATATGCACACAGCTCTTTTCCTGGCCAGAAAGCCAAAAATATTGCTGAGGCTGGGAGGAAACAGACAGCTGTTATGCAGATAATGGTCTGATGAGCAGATGGGACACAGTCAGCGGGGCACCAGTTGCTCAGACAGCTTGTAGGGAAAGTGGAAAAGGACTCCCGCCCCTTTAACAGTTGAGCCCAAGAGAGAATTTCAAGAACTGCAACTTTGCTCCTCTGGCCAGAATTCCATTTTCTGTGCTACAGTCACAGAAAGAGGGGActgtatatttaaatatatataaagtaTTGAAGTGGAGAGAAAATAGTAACATCGGAATACTACCAATATGTACTTTAAAGCAAATGTTCAGTGGCTGGGATGTTGCTGTATGTACTTTAAAGTTAAAAGTGACTGGATTGGAAAACACACTCCGGGGAGACAACTGCACCCGTCTGTCATAGCTAAAAGAAGagccctgtagcaccttaaagattagtACATTTTATGGGAGCTTATGCATTTGTGGAACCTTAAAGACTCACT
The window above is part of the Eublepharis macularius isolate TG4126 chromosome 16, MPM_Emac_v1.0, whole genome shotgun sequence genome. Proteins encoded here:
- the COTL1 gene encoding coactosin-like protein, translating into MATKIDKEACREAYNLVRDDSTEVNWVTFKYEGSMIVPGHSGVDYEEFTRQCTDDIRLFGFVRFTTGDAMSKRVKFALITWIGESVSGLQRAKTGTDKTLVKEVVQNFAKEFVISDHKELDEDYIKGELKKAGGANYDAQAE